In Fusarium falciforme chromosome 13, complete sequence, the genomic stretch TCAGTAATCCGAGATGAGAGTGACGGATTGAAATTCAATATGCTGTAGACATGGAGAAACTTCAGTACAGTCTCAGGAAGATGGCGACCCAAAAACCTCCATGCGAATGTGTTTCTCGTCAACACCCAGATTCCGAAGTGCCTTGCTCTGAGCATTTATAAACGGCGACGGCCCGCAGATATAGTAATCCGCTCCAGGCAGAAtcgccttgtccttgacctccGTGAGGTCCACGCGCCCCTCGTGATCATAGTCAAGCCCCGGTGTatcgccttcttcaactcgCTCATAATAAACAAGACGGGTGACTTGGGGGTTGTCCCTCACAATCTCGATGAGGGTGTCTTTCATAGCATGGACACGTGCGTTGCGTGCAGCATGGATGAATACCACTCTCCTCGACTTGCCCTCCTCAGTTATCTTCTTCAGCATTGCCATCATGGGCGTCAATCCAACTCCTCCGCTGATAAGCACCACGGGCGTCATAGCGTTGATATCCAAGACGAAATCACCAAAGGGCATGCTGATGTCCACCTCAGACCCCTCCGGCAGCGACTCGTGAAGGACATTAGACACTCGACCGGCCGGTTTGGTATCCGATGCAAACTCTTTTTTGACCGAGATTTGGAAATATTTTCCATTCGGCACGTCAGACAGACTATATTGGCGGGGCTGGAATGTCCCGAGCTCAGGCACAAAGCATCGAATGCTGACAAACTGGCCAGGCTTGTAGGATGGTAAAGTTCCCTGGTCGGCTGGCGTGAGATGGAAGGAGATGATCTCCTCACTCTCCTGCACTTTGTCAGAGATGAAGAATTTGCGCCATCCTTTCCAGCCGCCGGGTGTCGCCATAGCCTCGCGATACAGGCCTTCCTCAAACGTAATGAAGTACTCGGCGAGCTGCCAGTATGCAGCGTCCCAAGCGTCCATGTCCTGTGAATTGACTCCGTCCCCGAGGACTTGCTTGATCGCCGAGAGTAGCCCTTCGCCCACAATCGGATACTGGTCCGCAGTGACTCCCAGGCTCGCATGTTTATGTCCAATGCGAGAAATGGCTGTCTTCATGGCCTCGGGGTTCTCGATGTTGACGGCGTATGCCCACACGGCGTGCGCAAGGGCGGCTGGCTGCTCGCCTGTGTCCTGATGGGCCGTGTTAAAGATGTTCCTGAGCTCCGGGTGTTTGTCGAGCAGTTGGCGATAGAAGAGCGTCATAATTTCGACTCCATGTTCTTCCAGTGCGGGGATGGTCGATTTGACGATTTTGATCTGCTTCGGAGTCAGTGCGGTCGAGGCATATGTTCTTCGATGCAACTGAAACAGCGCCTCGCGTCCGGCACGCCAGATGATTGCCCGAGCCAGCATATTGAATGATTTCGAACTGATTGCAATGGCGATTGATTCTTTCCTTCCCAGGTCATCTGAGGCTGCCGTGGGGAAAAGATTTGTCTAGAGGTGGCACGGCGTCCGGAGAGGTACAATCGACTGTCACATGATGGAAGCATAATTTTGTGCGTTACACATGTATGACTTCACTGCGTTCAACCCCGACATGGCTTGTGTCGGTGGCCCACTTTATTGTTTTCATTGTCGAGCACAGCGGGTGGATTATTAGTTTTGTAAAAATGACCATtggttcctcgtcgtccgttGCCTGGGCGTTTTGAGGGATGCGTGTGATTTGGTGCTTTCTTATACATGGGACCGACGGTAGGGGGGTAAAAAGTTAAACAGAGGACAGGTTGTCAGCTTTCCTTCACAATAGAGATTTTGAACACAATGGCCACTACGTGGTGGCCTGCTTAATGTACGATCAGATGGTGGTCGAGATGCATCTTTCATGGCCGAGGAGTACCGGCAACAACGGCGGATCATGAGCTCATCAGCTAGGCTCATTAGTCAATACCACCTCTATTAGGAAAGATAAGTACGGTGAAGAAGGCTATTTCTTCTGCTACCCAGGCCTCTCCTGTCGCACTCGTCGCTCATTCCGCCTCAAATTTAGTCTAGTAGAGATCGATCCAGCATGGGCAAGAGGACAGACATTTCCCGGTTCTTATCGGGGCTATAAGCGACGTCTTTACCGTCTACACTGCAAAGGACTTCCCAGTGTTCAGACCGTATGACTAAGGTGGTCCGATCTGCtgatggctgggatgtggatactaTGTAAGGAGCTGTGCTCCTCTCAGATACatgtaacttagacttttCAACAAGATATCACCTCCCACTCCCGCAATATTGCTTCATCACCCAGGTATGCAAGCCAGCCCGAGGCCCACCAAGCGCCTGAAGGAGCAAGGGTGTATTATCTCAATCAAGAAGGGCAACGGCAGGACGAAGAATGCAAGAGGTGGTCACGACGACTCGAGTGATGGCGAGCCAGATGATGACGACATACTCTGCCGAGgtaagaggaggaggcgccgaaattaagttaatatcaGGCAGATGGGAGAATTCTTTCCACCATTTGGAATGGTTGAAGGATACATACATATTGGATATATGCAAGCATATTCACAAGCAACTTGTCAAATCGAGTTGACAGGTAAAATCGAGTGAGAAGAGGTTTCCAGGAGATACATTGGGCCCTTGCTCACATGGTGCTTTGTCGTCAACTCCGAGCAACGACGGCAAAAGTGATCGACGGCGAACGTGATCCTCAATCGAAGGGAAACGTTGCACGACGTGACCAGCACGAAGAAGTAATATGAGATGCCTTACTTAAAGAACATTAAGCGGGGTAGGTGGACTAGGCAGGGTGCCGCTCCGAAGACCTCGTGGAAACGAAATAGGAACTCTTGTCTCCCGTTCAGTTTATAGCCTAGTCTAGGTAGGCTCGGTGCATCCACTGGCGGACCTTGCCTACTCGGATAAAGTCGATGCGCATGTCCCGAATCTGGCGGTACCGAGCATGGTAGGCAGCCTGCATCGATGGGTTGTTAAACATCATGTAGGTTGCGTGGGGCTGCGTGAGCGTATCCCAGTCGATTTTATCGAGGAACCATGCGTAGCCATATGTATCCATGGTCCGCTGGAATCCAAGACCCTCGTGGCGCCTTAGTCCGTCTGGCTGGCGCGGGTCGGGCTGAAGCCGTACATCCTGCCAGCAGCCGCCGACCTTCTGGATCAGCCCGCCGGAATAGGAGAACTGGAGGCAGCGGAGGAACATGAGCATGATTCGCGTATGTTCCCAGGTGACGAAGTGAAGGTCCTGGAAGCTATGTACCATCTCGAACCCGAAACAAAATTTGTTGATATTCCACCGCACCCACCTAAGAAGAGTATCAGTCGTGAAACTATAGTACGGGGAACTATCGTCGGTAGGTacgacaaggccagcagCGCGGCGTAGAGAGCGCTTTCCAGTCTCGATGGTCAAGCTTCCAGTGTCTCGAAGCATACTGAACGGATAAAAGACCTGCTTTTGAGTCTCTTGGTCGCCAGCGGACCCATTGCTGACCTGGAGGCCGTAAGATTCCAGGCAACATCGCCGATACAGCAGCGTTTCCGCTCTTTTCTCCGTTCCGTCATCTATGACTCCAGCTGCCAGTTGACTCCAAGGGACAACTTGGGATGCCTGTTGAGAGCAGGTCTCTTTCCCAACATCAAAGTACAGGTCTGTTGTGGTGTGGCTTTCGTCAACAGCGCTAACCCAGTACCTTTGAAATCGCGACACCATTTTATCCCAGGTAACGTCCTTGGTGAGGACCTTCAAGTTCTTCGCCTAAAGAAAACTGGTAATATCCTGGAACTGCCGGAATCCTGGTTCTTGAACTGTGGCGACGATATTGGCCCACACATCTGCCAGCGCCTCCGGTGGTAGAAAGTACACCAATTGCTGTTCCCGTGCCACCGCATGCACACGTTGAGAGAGTGTCTCTACTCCACGAGCGGTAGAGTTATAACGACTGTGGTCATAGCTCGATGGATAATGCTGGACGTGGGCCGTGCTGTAGCATTGGTATATCGCAGGGAGGAgaatgccatccatccacagcCGAAAGACTTCATCCTTGAGCTTACTACACGTCTGCTCTTCTCGATACAGGTTCGGGAACAAAAGGTATAAGGATATGTCTTCAAACCCAACAACGCGGCCGAATGTATAGTGAGGAATCTGGTGCACGGGCCGGTGGACTTGATGCTGCTTCCCATTCCTATCGAGGTATGTGACCGGAACTGATCGAAGGTGAAGGTCAGACTGAAGATCGGATACGGTCATCCGAGTTGGAGACCAGCGAATACCCCGCTTAGCGACAGCAAGGTTACTCGGGAAGGCTAAGACGCTATCCACGTCGAAGTAACCCCAGCATCGCTCGAAACcctctcatcttcatctaAGCAAATGTGAGGTATCTCGGCTCTCGAGTCAATACCACAAAAGACTTGTCTTCTAGTTTCGGGGCTCATTCTCCCGGCTAGGTCATCTTTCTGGTGTGCGATGGTCTCATTGCTAAGAACGTCAGGGCCTAATTCGGGTGTGAACTCTAGGTACACGGCAAGACTGATATGTTCGTTGGGATCTTCCATGTGGCTACACCGTGCTGCTCTATGGCAGTCGTTGCAGCATCCTTGGAATTTCATAAGTTGTTCTGCCAGCTCTTGTGCGAGGTGCCCAACTGGATCCGGCTCGCTGTTCTCCATTTGCGACGAAATCCCCGAGGTCGTATCGAAAGTAACGGCCTGGCCCGCGCCCGGGCTCTCGTGATTCGGGCTAGATGCCGCATCTATAGCCTCTGCGAAAGTCCCAACATCGGTCATAACATGCTCTTATATGTCTAGTAATGGTTGAGGATCAACTGGGGGTAGGAACTGAGAGATGTCCGTCTTGTCTGGTTCCGGTGTATCGGTGGGATTGGCCGGGTTATAGGAGTCGCTGAATACGTTCACCCATCCGGCGCCTCCTCTTGATGGTAGAGGAAGCAGAGGGAAAACTAGGCTGTGAGAGTTGGCGTGTACCGTATCGCGTTGCACGGGGGCCGCATTCTGCCGTCTCGCCCGTCTCCGCTCTACATCCGCCGCAGCCTTGGCTTCAGATGTGGAATACCTTCGAGGCCTACCATGCTTCCGCTTTGATGGGATAGTGTTATCTCTGGCGTTATCCATGTTGTGACTGTGGAATAATTAAGGGAAGGAGATTCCATCTCCTGAGTGCGCAAACACCTCCAAggcgtacctcgccccacaTGATCACGGGCACCTCGGAAGTACGTGAGAGGTACGAAAAGTTTAATCCGATAAGAAATTAATGCTATTTCCCACCTTAAACACCATCAAATTATTTTGATTTCATCAATGACTTCCCCTCCGATTCTAGAAGAGATACAGGTCATCAACCCCTATGATGACAGGAGCTTTATCAGGGAGGAGCACAGTCGCCGCCTGTGGCCAAATGACCCTACGCGCGCCGTTGATTTTCCGGCTGAAAATGATCGAGGCACCAACTTCGAGCCTTTCCACGTAGAAACACGCCCTTTTCACATTAACACACTGCCTCCAACGCCTCTACAACTATTCCAGCTTTTTCTGCCCATATCACTCGTTGAGAAATGGGTATCTTACACAAATTCCTGGATCACGTGGCTCAAAGAAAACGGCGTTATTGACAGCTGGAATACCCCGATGGAGCGAACTTCAAAACTACACAAATGGGAAGGAACAACGGTCTCAGAGGTGTTAACGACGATTGGTGCGCTAATTTATATGGGCGTGCATAAAGAAAAGACGATACGAAGCTATTGGAAGCCCCCCAAGCCCGGTGATCAACGTCCTGCGCACGCATTTATCAAGTTCATCTCATACAACAAGTTTCAGCTTATCCACAGGCACCTTCGTCCCTTTGACCACACCAAATATGACGAAACTGCACCTATTCCGAAGGTATTCCAATGCGTTGAAGAGTGGTCTGACCATATGCAAGCCGTATCCATGCAGATATTCCGGCCCGGGTCTCACCTTGCCGTCGATGAGTGTATGATCCGTTATACTGGCAAAAGCGACGACATAACGGTTATCAAAAGCAAGCCTGACCCCGTGGGCTTCAAGATATGGGTTATCGCCCAATGTGGCTTCTTTTTTCGGTGGATTTGGCACGTCAAGGAGAAACCACATGGTGCCGTTGGCGATGAAATTTCAACGCAGAAGTCATCATCGCGAGGTCGGCCAAGCAAGCGAAGAAAAGTCACAGCCAAAGCCCCTAGTACAGAAGACAAGTCTTTCACACCGAATTCGACTCAGGCTGTCGTCGTTGCCCTTATAAATATGCTGCCA encodes the following:
- a CDS encoding Nitric oxide dioxygenase, whose amino-acid sequence is MLARAIIWRAGREALFQLHRRTYASTALTPKQIKIVKSTIPALEEHGVEIMTLFYRQLLDKHPELRNIFNTAHQDTGEQPAALAHAVWAYAVNIENPEAMKTAISRIGHKHASLGVTADQYPIVGEGLLSAIKQVLGDGVNSQDMDAWDAAYWQLAEYFITFEEGLYREAMATPGGWKGWRKFFISDKVQESEEIISFHLTPADQGTLPSYKPGQFVSIRCFVPELGTFQPRQYSLSDVPNGKYFQISVKKEFASDTKPAGRVSNVLHESLPEGSEVDISMPFGDFVLDINAMTPVVLISGGVGLTPMMAMLKKITEEGKSRRVVFIHAARNARVHAMKDTLIEIVRDNPQVTRLVYYERVEEGDTPGLDYDHEGRVDLTEVKDKAILPGADYYICGPSPFINAQSKALRNLGVDEKHIRMEVFGSPSS